In a single window of the Halobacteriovorax sp. DA5 genome:
- a CDS encoding methyltransferase domain-containing protein has product MRVSQLMFLHLLKGKKGDTSDFTPTQLAGLYTNSALLVTIMDFLKDELWLKKQEDKRNGQKTSYKDFISPLFEDELEAVSFLREFLVESGAEKIKEIKKRSKSIEAHVIESIIDKRGHEQKEFLIQSLNTMSTHFIKEEKDQEGRIQQMGHQGPNLYRTFDNLDDIFELNYQLDQEMTYDSTTKERLYQRAGVGVQSGYSTILLALEGIDASAGDTVVDLGSGYGRVGLVCSLLRPDLEFVGYEYVDHRVEVSNNACQNLGLDESLTFKVQDLSLKSFSIPKADIYYLYDPFSKETYDYVLNQILEISYEKKITIVTKGNANKWLMDIAQEQQWPSPIIIDEGNLCIFTNRY; this is encoded by the coding sequence ATGAGAGTTTCTCAGTTAATGTTCTTACATTTATTAAAAGGCAAGAAAGGTGATACGAGTGATTTTACGCCAACTCAATTAGCTGGCCTCTACACTAATTCGGCACTCTTAGTCACCATTATGGACTTTCTTAAAGATGAGCTCTGGCTCAAGAAACAAGAAGATAAGCGAAATGGACAAAAGACTTCTTATAAAGATTTTATCTCTCCATTATTTGAAGATGAACTGGAGGCAGTTTCTTTTTTAAGAGAATTTCTTGTTGAGAGTGGAGCTGAGAAAATAAAAGAAATTAAGAAGCGCTCTAAGTCGATTGAAGCACACGTAATCGAATCAATCATTGATAAAAGAGGCCATGAACAAAAAGAATTTCTGATTCAATCTTTGAATACAATGAGTACACACTTTATTAAAGAAGAAAAAGATCAGGAAGGCCGAATACAGCAGATGGGCCATCAAGGTCCTAATTTATACCGTACTTTTGATAATCTCGATGACATTTTTGAACTAAATTATCAATTGGATCAAGAAATGACCTATGATTCAACCACGAAAGAACGTCTATATCAAAGGGCCGGAGTAGGAGTTCAATCGGGCTATTCTACAATACTCTTAGCACTCGAGGGAATTGATGCTAGTGCTGGAGATACTGTTGTTGATCTTGGTTCAGGCTATGGACGAGTAGGGCTTGTTTGTTCTCTTCTTAGACCTGATCTTGAATTTGTTGGCTATGAGTATGTAGATCACAGAGTAGAGGTTTCAAATAATGCCTGCCAAAATTTAGGTTTAGATGAGAGCTTAACCTTTAAAGTTCAAGATTTGTCTTTAAAGTCTTTTTCTATACCGAAAGCAGATATTTACTATCTGTACGATCCTTTCTCTAAAGAAACTTATGACTATGTATTAAATCAAATCTTAGAAATTAGTTACGAGAAAAAAATTACAATTGTCACAAAAGGTAATGCAAATAAATGGTTGATGGATATTGCTCAAGAGCAGCAATGGCCTTCGCCGATTATTATCGATGAAGGCAATCTATGTATTTTTACAAATCGTTATTAG
- a CDS encoding ABC-F family ATP-binding cassette domain-containing protein, protein MSILCNLKNINLAFGQKVIFNNAQFYIEHGDKIGLIGLNGMGKSSLLKIINEELAPDSCTPPFTFEKATQAQGPTLEFNVFKVDQNFTIPSDDITIADYFYFQYRDLKKLNDDLVSLDLATEEGLAKQNKIMEELEHRNYWELKNNFESYIKAFGLTDLHAKVKGISGGEQKKIQLSLGLTAKENLILWDEPTNHLDFETIEQFEDEIMKSNKTHVIISHDRYLLSKVTTKIFHIHAGIVSPFKGTYAQYLEFTAAQEELRVNSLTKLKNSLRRETAWMRQGIKARGTRSKKRVENFNDLSKAVQKLKDQARSQLDLAMNDSNRKTKQLVQFKDVSFGFENHEPLFKDVNLSIFKGDKVGVLGENGVGKSTLMKLVADRLTNTSGTIKRADDLKVCLFSQKRDEFDLTKSPFDLLGEGEDFIHFKSGRSIHVASYFQNFLFDRGELYRPLSSFSGGELNRLQLALNLKNEADIWIFDEPTNDLDIESIEILEQKLSEFQGTVIIISHDRSFLENITNRVWLIENQSVTKFSSGFTFVRPYLEAREIERNLEKQQQQEETRPKANQVIETQVISEIKPNVDTDKIESEIMDIEEQIAKIDELLSRFDYSNMDDEKNQLIAGLNQKKSVLNEKIEELFELLS, encoded by the coding sequence ATGTCAATCCTTTGTAACTTAAAAAACATCAATCTTGCCTTTGGGCAGAAAGTCATTTTCAATAACGCACAATTCTATATTGAGCATGGTGATAAAATAGGTCTTATTGGCCTAAACGGAATGGGAAAATCTTCGTTGCTAAAGATTATCAATGAAGAGCTTGCACCGGATTCGTGCACTCCACCCTTCACATTTGAAAAAGCAACACAGGCACAAGGGCCGACCTTAGAATTTAATGTTTTCAAAGTCGATCAAAACTTCACAATTCCAAGTGATGATATCACTATTGCTGATTATTTTTATTTTCAATATCGTGATCTAAAAAAACTAAATGATGACTTAGTCTCTCTCGACTTAGCTACTGAAGAAGGTCTAGCGAAGCAAAACAAAATAATGGAAGAGCTTGAGCATAGGAACTACTGGGAGCTTAAGAATAATTTTGAAAGTTATATCAAGGCCTTTGGCCTAACAGATCTCCATGCCAAAGTGAAAGGTATCTCAGGTGGAGAGCAAAAAAAGATTCAGCTTAGTCTAGGCTTAACAGCAAAAGAGAACCTCATTCTTTGGGATGAGCCCACAAACCACTTAGATTTTGAAACAATCGAACAATTTGAAGATGAAATCATGAAGTCAAATAAGACTCACGTTATCATCTCCCACGATAGGTACTTACTTTCAAAAGTAACAACAAAAATTTTCCATATTCACGCTGGAATCGTTTCTCCATTTAAAGGAACATATGCTCAATATCTCGAGTTCACAGCGGCCCAGGAAGAGTTGAGAGTCAACTCTTTAACAAAGTTAAAAAATTCTCTTAGGCGTGAGACTGCGTGGATGCGCCAAGGAATCAAGGCCCGTGGTACTCGTTCAAAAAAGCGTGTCGAAAATTTTAACGACCTATCAAAAGCAGTGCAAAAATTAAAAGATCAGGCACGTAGTCAACTTGATCTTGCAATGAATGATAGTAATCGAAAAACGAAACAACTCGTCCAATTCAAAGATGTCTCTTTTGGTTTTGAAAATCATGAACCACTCTTTAAAGACGTAAACCTATCTATTTTTAAAGGTGATAAAGTTGGTGTCCTTGGAGAAAATGGAGTTGGGAAATCGACTCTCATGAAGCTTGTTGCTGATCGCTTAACAAATACTTCAGGTACAATCAAAAGAGCTGATGATTTGAAAGTTTGTCTTTTTTCACAAAAAAGAGATGAATTTGATTTAACGAAATCACCATTTGATCTACTTGGTGAAGGTGAAGACTTTATTCATTTCAAAAGTGGCCGCTCAATCCACGTCGCAAGTTATTTTCAAAACTTCCTTTTTGATCGTGGAGAGCTGTATCGCCCACTTTCAAGCTTTTCAGGTGGTGAGCTGAATCGTCTTCAACTCGCGCTAAATCTAAAAAATGAAGCAGATATTTGGATTTTTGATGAGCCAACAAATGATTTAGATATTGAATCAATTGAAATTCTCGAGCAAAAACTTTCTGAATTTCAAGGTACTGTAATTATCATATCTCACGATAGATCTTTCTTAGAAAATATCACTAATCGAGTGTGGTTAATTGAAAATCAATCAGTGACTAAATTTTCAAGCGGATTTACTTTTGTTCGTCCTTATCTTGAGGCACGAGAAATTGAGAGAAATCTTGAAAAACAACAACAACAAGAAGAAACAAGGCCTAAGGCCAACCAGGTAATTGAAACACAAGTTATCAGTGAAATAAAACCAAATGTTGATACTGATAAAATTGAAAGCGAAATTATGGATATTGAGGAGCAAATTGCTAAAATTGATGAGCTTCTTTCTCGTTTTGATTACTCTAATATGGATGATGAGAAGAACCAACTAATTGCAGGCCTTAACCAAAAAAAGAGTGTTCTCAATGAAAAAATTGAAGAGCTATTTGAGCTATTGTCTTAG
- a CDS encoding ABC transporter ATP-binding protein translates to MSDAKQFLAQDDQDEAKHKEQGHSALKTTAFLFRFAKGYRLKIFVSILMLITFTVISMLSGHALGVLVGEGLAKSKWELAKKWALYVLALELGGVLIHYIGRRYLIVQTSYVILKIRDRLFQKLSHLPLKFFDSWPQGRIVTRMTHDVEGIEKFFTSSLGRLAISILMIISSATAMLITDFKIGLMVISGMIPAVIFLIVTRDKIGSLNRAISKYSSNINSKLSEYIDGIHVIRSFGVEDWSYDNFKSAVNEQQVVQLSANTYYALTMPMLSFLCGLPLLILVWFGGSAYLDGTLSLALFIALLRYCERFFWPVLSLFREMANIITAFTSVNRVANFIDVETEREVFDQRNDRHHTINGEVEFKNVTMGYNDISTALNDVSFKINKGEKIGIVGPTGSGKTTAVAVLSRLYDYQKGDVLIDGQNLKDLDIDHYRDQIGIVSQDVIIFDGTLRENLSVNPDLTDKDIFSICDKTGMSKVMDYSKLSLDSVLKDGGSNLSAGEKQVISLTRVCLQNPNILILDEATAHVDPYFEKILHDGIHNVMEGKTSFFIAHRLDTIKECDRILVFKDAKLAEFDTPENLILQRGIFYNLTQATNSSNGH, encoded by the coding sequence ATGAGTGATGCAAAACAATTTTTAGCACAAGATGATCAAGATGAAGCTAAGCATAAGGAACAAGGACATTCGGCCTTAAAGACGACAGCATTTCTTTTCAGATTTGCAAAAGGTTATCGTCTTAAGATCTTTGTCTCAATACTGATGCTAATTACGTTTACTGTTATATCAATGCTCTCTGGTCATGCACTAGGGGTGCTTGTTGGTGAAGGTCTAGCAAAATCAAAGTGGGAACTTGCAAAAAAGTGGGCCCTTTATGTTTTAGCACTTGAGCTAGGTGGTGTCCTTATTCACTATATTGGCCGTCGTTATCTAATCGTGCAAACAAGTTATGTTATTTTAAAGATTAGAGATCGACTATTTCAAAAGCTTTCTCACTTACCACTTAAATTTTTTGATTCTTGGCCTCAGGGAAGAATTGTAACGAGAATGACTCATGATGTGGAAGGGATTGAGAAGTTTTTTACAAGCTCTCTAGGGCGCCTGGCCATCTCGATCTTAATGATTATTTCATCGGCAACAGCGATGCTTATCACTGACTTCAAAATCGGTTTAATGGTTATTTCAGGAATGATTCCTGCAGTTATTTTTCTAATTGTTACGCGAGATAAAATTGGCTCTCTAAATAGGGCCATCAGTAAGTACTCTTCAAATATTAACTCAAAGCTTTCTGAGTATATTGATGGTATTCACGTGATTCGATCGTTTGGTGTCGAGGACTGGTCTTATGACAATTTCAAATCAGCAGTAAATGAACAGCAAGTAGTTCAGCTAAGTGCCAATACATACTATGCTCTTACAATGCCGATGCTATCATTCTTATGTGGACTACCACTTCTTATTCTTGTTTGGTTTGGTGGAAGCGCTTACTTAGATGGAACGCTTTCTCTTGCCCTGTTTATTGCTCTTTTACGTTATTGTGAGCGCTTCTTTTGGCCTGTTCTTTCTCTTTTTAGAGAAATGGCAAATATTATTACAGCGTTTACAAGTGTTAATCGTGTGGCAAACTTTATTGATGTTGAAACAGAGAGAGAGGTCTTTGATCAACGAAACGATAGACATCATACAATAAACGGTGAAGTAGAATTTAAGAACGTGACGATGGGCTATAATGATATTAGTACGGCCCTAAATGATGTTTCATTCAAGATCAATAAAGGTGAAAAAATTGGAATTGTTGGGCCAACTGGCTCAGGGAAAACGACGGCGGTTGCAGTCCTTTCTCGCCTTTATGACTATCAAAAAGGTGATGTTTTAATTGATGGTCAAAATCTTAAAGATTTAGATATCGATCACTACCGTGATCAGATTGGAATTGTTTCTCAAGATGTCATTATCTTCGATGGGACTCTTAGAGAAAATCTTTCGGTAAACCCTGATTTGACAGATAAAGACATTTTTTCAATTTGTGATAAAACAGGAATGAGTAAGGTTATGGATTACTCGAAGCTTTCTCTTGATAGTGTCTTAAAAGATGGTGGATCGAATTTATCAGCGGGTGAGAAACAGGTTATTTCGTTAACTCGTGTATGCCTACAGAATCCAAATATTCTTATTCTTGATGAGGCCACGGCCCATGTTGATCCTTACTTTGAAAAGATTCTACACGATGGAATTCACAATGTAATGGAAGGTAAAACGTCTTTCTTTATCGCTCACAGGCTCGATACAATTAAAGAGTGTGATAGAATTCTTGTTTTCAAAGATGCTAAACTTGCTGAATTTGATACTCCTGAAAATTTAATACTTCAAAGGGGTATATTCTACAATCTCACACAAGCGACAAACTCTAGTAATGGCCACTAA
- a CDS encoding enoyl-ACP reductase — protein sequence MSFLNFENKLFLITGVANKKSVAYFSAKTIIDNGGSCVFTVQSEEHQAKLTKLFPDSKSYIVDVTDKAQIKELAINLKNDEVKLDGMLHSIAFANLTEPRPFHETSWEDFAQATQISSFSLVQLANELSALFEQDASVVTISISDTKATSYGYMGPIKSMLETTCSYLAKSFSEFSRVRFNSVCSGPLKTSASAGIPGYIDNYIFAEKLTMRKEALKTQEVANTVVFLLSNVSSGINAAGILVDCGMRSNHFDQSVVSGK from the coding sequence GTGAGTTTTTTAAATTTTGAAAATAAATTATTTCTAATAACTGGTGTTGCAAATAAGAAAAGTGTTGCTTATTTCAGTGCTAAGACAATAATTGATAATGGAGGAAGTTGCGTATTCACTGTTCAAAGTGAAGAGCATCAAGCAAAGCTTACAAAGCTTTTTCCTGATTCAAAAAGCTATATTGTTGATGTGACTGATAAAGCTCAAATCAAAGAATTAGCAATTAACTTAAAAAATGATGAAGTAAAACTAGATGGAATGCTTCACTCAATTGCTTTTGCAAATCTTACTGAGCCAAGGCCATTTCATGAAACTTCATGGGAAGACTTTGCACAGGCAACACAGATTTCTTCTTTTTCACTAGTGCAACTAGCAAATGAACTATCTGCTCTTTTTGAGCAAGATGCATCGGTGGTAACAATCTCGATTTCTGACACAAAAGCGACTTCATATGGATACATGGGACCAATCAAGTCAATGCTTGAAACAACTTGTTCATATTTAGCTAAGAGCTTTAGTGAGTTTTCGCGTGTACGATTTAATAGCGTTTGTTCAGGTCCATTAAAGACTTCTGCTTCCGCAGGGATTCCAGGCTATATCGATAATTATATCTTTGCTGAAAAGCTAACGATGAGAAAGGAAGCACTTAAGACTCAAGAAGTCGCAAATACAGTTGTTTTCTTACTATCTAATGTATCAAGTGGAATTAATGCTGCAGGGATTTTAGTCGACTGTGGAATGCGCTCTAATCACTTTGATCAATCAGTGGTTTCCGGTAAATAA
- a CDS encoding ABC transporter ATP-binding protein: MNYLRRKKSVYFLGIISIVVCNFCQVFYSRAMGDVVDFFTHKTMPSWTIDYFITGDDLKHKFFFIFTVVLFSRIMLYFGRVGWRIFLGRQTHHAGGFLKDDIWQNAQYFSMDTLVNKYPKGILMSAANSDVGQARFVFGFTLVGAADVLFLGVFTIISLFLINVQITIISFLALLIVPILVRYISTIEMERYDIAQDYLSYFNDETSKAISTVRLQKLGNTAFFWYKRLFAGAQKYRKMRLDANNTSMLYIPSSGMASLATYVILFTYGFTILMKGEITVGEFVAIQGLVHLLQEPLMELGYIISDWRKSFTSLRRLAEIYTHFKEEYLLDKKVEPELTGDTVFSLKNLSFRYEEGNDILSNINLEVKRGMRIGIIGQIGTGKTTLLNILSGLERDVRGDVAFFGRPFTEYGHKFLRSHITMVHQKSFLFADSIRNNILMDQNFDDEILWQVLEIAGLKSDIENFDDGLDTQLGEWGVNLSGGQKQRLTLARALVRKPEILLLDDCLSAVDTVTEETILSNINKYLPESTLVWVAHRESTLKYCEKVINLDRAEAGTK, encoded by the coding sequence TTGAATTATTTACGCCGCAAAAAATCAGTTTACTTCCTAGGGATTATTTCGATAGTAGTCTGTAACTTTTGTCAGGTATTTTACTCACGTGCCATGGGGGATGTGGTGGATTTCTTCACCCATAAAACCATGCCTTCTTGGACAATTGATTACTTCATTACAGGTGACGATCTAAAGCATAAATTCTTTTTTATTTTTACAGTTGTTCTATTTTCTAGAATTATGCTCTACTTTGGCCGTGTTGGTTGGCGAATTTTTTTAGGTCGCCAGACTCATCATGCAGGTGGTTTTCTAAAAGACGATATTTGGCAAAATGCTCAATATTTTTCAATGGATACTCTTGTTAATAAATATCCAAAAGGAATTCTAATGAGTGCCGCCAATAGTGATGTTGGTCAAGCGCGCTTTGTTTTTGGGTTTACACTTGTAGGAGCTGCAGATGTGCTCTTTTTAGGTGTATTTACAATTATCTCGTTATTTTTAATTAATGTACAAATCACGATTATCTCTTTCTTAGCACTATTAATCGTTCCAATTCTTGTTCGCTATATTTCGACTATCGAAATGGAGCGCTACGATATTGCACAAGATTATCTTTCATATTTTAATGATGAAACATCAAAGGCCATCTCTACTGTAAGACTACAGAAGCTAGGGAATACGGCCTTCTTTTGGTATAAGAGATTATTTGCTGGTGCACAAAAGTATCGAAAAATGAGACTCGATGCCAATAACACTTCAATGCTCTATATTCCTTCTTCGGGAATGGCCTCGTTGGCAACATACGTTATTCTTTTTACTTATGGTTTTACTATTCTTATGAAAGGCGAGATCACAGTAGGAGAGTTCGTTGCAATCCAAGGACTTGTTCATCTTTTACAAGAGCCATTGATGGAGCTTGGCTACATTATATCTGATTGGAGAAAGTCTTTTACTTCTCTAAGACGACTTGCAGAGATTTATACTCACTTTAAGGAAGAGTATTTACTTGATAAGAAAGTTGAGCCTGAACTTACTGGTGATACGGTATTTAGTTTAAAGAATCTAAGCTTTAGATATGAAGAAGGAAATGACATCCTTTCTAATATTAATCTTGAAGTTAAGCGTGGAATGCGTATTGGAATTATTGGCCAGATTGGGACAGGAAAGACAACTCTGCTCAATATACTTAGTGGACTAGAGAGAGATGTAAGGGGAGATGTCGCCTTTTTTGGACGTCCTTTTACTGAGTATGGCCATAAATTTCTAAGATCACATATTACAATGGTTCATCAGAAGTCATTCCTTTTTGCGGACTCTATTCGTAATAATATTTTAATGGATCAAAATTTTGATGACGAAATTTTATGGCAAGTTTTAGAAATTGCAGGTTTAAAAAGTGATATTGAAAACTTCGATGATGGACTAGATACACAACTTGGAGAGTGGGGTGTAAATCTTTCAGGTGGTCAAAAGCAAAGACTAACTCTTGCTCGAGCACTTGTTAGAAAGCCTGAGATACTTCTTTTGGATGATTGTCTTTCTGCGGTTGATACAGTTACCGAAGAAACTATTCTATCAAATATTAATAAATACCTGCCTGAATCAACTCTCGTATGGGTTGCCCATAGAGAATCGACTCTCAAATATTGCGAGAAGGTGATTAACTTAGATCGTGCAGAAGCAGGGACTAAATAA
- the fabZ gene encoding 3-hydroxyacyl-ACP dehydratase FabZ, whose translation MSDLNVKDLIPQREPFLFVDKIIEKEGSKIVTSYQVTGEEDFFKGHFPGNPIMPGVLLQEAIFQSGACLMAAGADGGLGVVAKVSNAKFKNMVRPGDELVMEVELIEQISNAFYFKGKTKVAGKAVLSIEFTCAKV comes from the coding sequence ATGAGTGATTTAAATGTTAAGGACTTAATCCCTCAAAGAGAACCTTTTCTTTTTGTTGATAAGATTATCGAAAAAGAAGGCAGTAAGATCGTAACAAGTTATCAGGTGACTGGTGAAGAGGACTTTTTTAAAGGTCACTTCCCTGGGAATCCAATTATGCCAGGTGTCCTTTTACAAGAGGCAATTTTTCAATCAGGTGCATGTTTAATGGCCGCTGGTGCTGATGGTGGGCTAGGTGTTGTTGCTAAAGTTTCAAATGCAAAATTCAAAAATATGGTTCGTCCTGGTGATGAGCTAGTGATGGAAGTTGAGCTTATTGAACAAATCTCTAATGCTTTCTATTTCAAGGGAAAGACTAAGGTTGCTGGTAAGGCCGTTCTTTCAATCGAATTTACATGTGCAAAAGTATAA
- the fabG gene encoding 3-oxoacyl-ACP reductase FabG produces the protein MFDFKDQVAIVTGGTRGIGRGITEAFLKSGARVVATYAGNHDAANNFKAELGELGENLFLEAFDVSNATDVEAFWNRMNELFEQIHILVNNSGIRKDNLSPIMPDEDWARVLDINLTGTFLMTKRAVNHFLSKRYGRIINMSSVGGSLGLPGQANYAASKAGQIAMSKSISKEVGKKGITINNVCPGFIETELIADLPAEQVKEYKKQVPLKRFGKVSEVAHAVQFLASREAAYITGASLEVTGGL, from the coding sequence ATGTTTGATTTTAAAGATCAGGTTGCAATTGTTACTGGTGGAACACGCGGAATTGGCCGTGGGATCACTGAAGCTTTCTTAAAAAGTGGGGCACGTGTTGTTGCTACTTATGCTGGAAATCATGATGCTGCAAATAACTTCAAAGCAGAGCTTGGAGAGTTAGGAGAAAACCTTTTTCTTGAAGCGTTTGATGTATCTAATGCTACTGATGTTGAAGCTTTCTGGAACCGCATGAACGAGCTATTCGAGCAAATCCATATTCTTGTTAATAACTCTGGTATTAGGAAAGATAATCTTTCTCCAATTATGCCTGATGAAGATTGGGCAAGAGTACTTGATATAAACTTAACTGGAACTTTCTTAATGACAAAGAGAGCAGTTAACCATTTCTTATCTAAGAGATACGGGCGAATCATTAATATGAGCTCTGTTGGTGGTAGTCTTGGTCTTCCTGGACAGGCCAATTACGCTGCATCGAAAGCGGGGCAAATTGCAATGAGTAAATCAATCTCAAAAGAGGTTGGTAAGAAGGGGATTACAATTAATAACGTATGTCCTGGTTTTATCGAAACTGAGCTTATTGCTGACCTTCCTGCTGAACAAGTTAAAGAGTATAAGAAACAAGTGCCTTTAAAGAGATTTGGAAAAGTCTCTGAAGTCGCACATGCAGTTCAATTTTTAGCTTCACGTGAAGCTGCCTATATCACTGGCGCTTCTCTAGAAGTAACGGGTGGACTTTAA
- a CDS encoding NAD(P)/FAD-dependent oxidoreductase, whose translation MALLKKKDPITKFYDVIIVGSGLAGMTAANKLAKDGRKVLLLEAHNKLGGFATWFRRPTNEGERHIFDISLHGFPVGMIKTCRRYWSKDIADCIERVDKIRFINPQFEIDTDFTKEDYINIMVEKFNLDREYVVGFFDELRAMNFYDDEAMTNGQLFEKYFPGRNDVVRFLLEPIAYANGSTLEDEAITFGIVFSNFMNKGAYIFRGGTDKLIGMMKDELLANGVDIKLHVKVDEILVEDNIAKGVRIGEESVLSRSVLSNSALYNTIFKMTPNAKYSEKFAKDAKAVRVNSSSCQVFMGLKEGESIPNIGELIFYSSSDKFDTDLLLSPKAYSQTFSIYYPDMRKHMKQKYAVVSSINARYEDWMHLTDDEYKERKEYLAQNAINTMDKLVPGFKDKIEHVNVSSPRTVEKYTHHHFGSSFGTKFEGLAVSKELPNEIKGLFHAGSVGIIMSGWLGAANYGVIVGHDLNTYLDSSKE comes from the coding sequence ATGGCATTACTGAAAAAGAAAGATCCGATTACAAAATTTTATGACGTCATCATCGTGGGCTCAGGGCTTGCGGGGATGACGGCAGCTAATAAACTGGCCAAGGATGGAAGAAAAGTTCTTCTTCTTGAGGCCCATAACAAACTAGGTGGTTTTGCTACTTGGTTTAGACGACCAACGAATGAAGGTGAAAGGCATATTTTTGATATTTCTCTTCACGGATTTCCTGTTGGGATGATTAAGACTTGTCGTCGTTATTGGTCAAAAGATATCGCCGATTGTATTGAGCGTGTTGATAAAATTCGTTTTATCAATCCACAATTTGAAATTGATACAGATTTCACGAAAGAAGACTATATCAACATCATGGTTGAGAAATTCAATCTTGATCGTGAGTACGTTGTAGGATTCTTTGATGAGCTTCGTGCAATGAATTTCTATGATGATGAGGCCATGACAAACGGCCAGTTATTTGAAAAATACTTTCCGGGAAGAAATGATGTTGTTCGCTTCCTGCTTGAGCCCATTGCATACGCGAATGGTTCGACTCTTGAAGATGAGGCCATTACATTCGGGATTGTATTTTCAAATTTCATGAATAAAGGTGCTTATATCTTTAGAGGTGGTACAGATAAGCTTATCGGTATGATGAAAGATGAACTTCTTGCCAATGGAGTGGATATTAAACTTCATGTAAAGGTTGACGAAATCCTAGTCGAAGACAATATTGCAAAAGGTGTTCGTATCGGTGAGGAGAGCGTTCTTTCAAGATCCGTTCTATCTAACTCGGCCCTTTATAATACGATCTTCAAGATGACTCCAAATGCTAAATACTCAGAAAAATTTGCAAAGGACGCGAAGGCCGTAAGAGTTAACTCATCTTCTTGCCAGGTCTTTATGGGACTAAAAGAAGGAGAGTCGATTCCAAATATTGGTGAGCTCATTTTCTATTCAAGCTCTGACAAATTTGACACTGATCTTCTGTTGTCTCCTAAAGCTTACTCTCAGACTTTCTCTATCTATTATCCAGATATGAGAAAACATATGAAGCAGAAGTATGCGGTTGTATCAAGTATCAATGCTCGATATGAAGATTGGATGCATTTAACAGATGATGAATATAAAGAACGCAAAGAATATCTTGCTCAAAATGCTATTAATACAATGGACAAATTAGTCCCAGGTTTTAAAGATAAGATAGAGCATGTGAATGTTTCTTCTCCGCGTACAGTAGAGAAGTATACACATCATCACTTTGGGTCTTCGTTTGGAACAAAGTTTGAAGGACTTGCTGTTTCTAAAGAACTTCCAAATGAAATAAAGGGCCTTTTTCATGCAGGTTCAGTTGGGATTATTATGTCTGGTTGGCTTGGGGCCGCGAACTACGGTGTTATCGTAGGACATGACTTAAATACTTATTTAGATAGTTCAAAAGAATAA